A genomic window from Punica granatum isolate Tunisia-2019 chromosome 2, ASM765513v2, whole genome shotgun sequence includes:
- the LOC116195310 gene encoding protein RESISTANCE TO PHYTOPHTHORA 1, chloroplastic-like isoform X2, translating into MPSSTIPKLEAESSESPRPLSASSSSSSSSSSSSVNAALEEDLKKVVQKTASTFAPRASTATKNPAVPGTALYTVFEVQGYASMLLGGALSFNRLFPSNEPDIWRLMGIIWMFNGVASKNRVGAENIFVWMLSASRTNITLQIQKYIY; encoded by the exons ATGCCCTCCTCCACTATCCCCAAACTCGAAGCAGAATCCTCAGAATCGCCACGACCTCtttcggcttcttcttcttcgtcgtcgtcgtcgtcgtcgtcatcGGTGAATGCTGCTCTCGAGGAAGACCTGAAAAAA GTTGTTCAAAAGACTGCTTCAACCTTTGCTCCAAGGGCTTCCACAGCCACGAAGAACCCTGCTGTGCCGGGGACTGCTCTGTATACTGTGTTTGAGGTTCAAGGCTATGCCTCGATGCTGCTTGGTGGAGCTTTATCTTTCAATCGTCTGTTCCCATCGAACGAACCAGACATCTGGAGACTGATGGGAATTATTTGGATGTTCA ATGGGGTGGCTTCAAAGAACAGAGTAGGAGCTGAAAATATCTTCGTATGGATGCTGTCAGCGTCTCGTACAAATATTACATTACAGATCCAGAAGTACATATACTag
- the LOC116195310 gene encoding protein RESISTANCE TO PHYTOPHTHORA 1, chloroplastic-like isoform X1, which translates to MPSSTIPKLEAESSESPRPLSASSSSSSSSSSSSVNAALEEDLKKVVQKTASTFAPRASTATKNPAVPGTALYTVFEVQGYASMLLGGALSFNRLFPSNEPDIWRLMGIIWMFTTPSLRDRDCSKNEKEALNYLFLLIPLLNVIIPFFWKSFAIVWSADAVAFFGILYSLIFLTLNYPNPPVQPRICS; encoded by the exons ATGCCCTCCTCCACTATCCCCAAACTCGAAGCAGAATCCTCAGAATCGCCACGACCTCtttcggcttcttcttcttcgtcgtcgtcgtcgtcgtcgtcatcGGTGAATGCTGCTCTCGAGGAAGACCTGAAAAAA GTTGTTCAAAAGACTGCTTCAACCTTTGCTCCAAGGGCTTCCACAGCCACGAAGAACCCTGCTGTGCCGGGGACTGCTCTGTATACTGTGTTTGAGGTTCAAGGCTATGCCTCGATGCTGCTTGGTGGAGCTTTATCTTTCAATCGTCTGTTCCCATCGAACGAACCAGACATCTGGAGACTGATGGGAATTATTTGGATGTTCA CAACTCCTTCACTTCGGGACCGAGATTGCTCAAAGAACGAGAAAGAAGCTCTCAACTATCTGTTTCTCCTCATCCCTTTACTAAACGTTATAATCCCATTCTTCTGGAAATCTTTTGCAATCGTGTGGTCGGCAGACGCCGTGGCCTTCTTTGGGATATTATACTCTCTTATTTTCTTAACTCTTAATTATCCAAATCCTCCAGTTCAACCACGCATTTGTAGCTAA